The window CGCCTATTTCGCCGCGCAGAAGCCGACGAATCAAAACTCGAAGGGCGAACCTTCGCTCGTGGCGAAAGGCAAAGCGGTCGCCGATGCCGCCATCTGCACCATGTGCCACTTGGGCAGCTTCTCCGGCCAGAACGAAATCCCGAAGACCGGCGGCCAGCACTACGAATACGTGCTCAAGCAGTTGAAGGACTTCAAGGCGAAGAGACGCACCAACGACGCCGGCAACATGACGGCGGTATTGCGCACGATAGCGGATGAAGATCTGGAGGCGGTTGCGGCGTATGTCGCGAGCCTCGACTGAGACCGTGATTGGTGACTGGTGATTAGTGATTGGTACTTCTACAATTACTACTCCAGTACTGGTAACCTAGAGCGGCAAGATGAACGGACCGCTCGATGAAATCGCATAAAGACCTCGAAGTCTGGAAGGCGGCCATTCAACTTGTCAAGAGTGTTTACGATCTCACCGAGCACTTCCCGCAGAGGGAACGGTTTGGCCTTGCGGGTCAGATGCGTCGTAGCGCGGTATCGGTCGGAAGCAATATCGCTGAAGGTGCCGCTCGGAAAGGAAACAAGGAATTCCTCCAATTCCTGTGTGTGGCACTGGGGTCGGCCAGCGAGCTCGATACTCAACTGGAAATAGCCAAGCTGACTGGAATCGCTTCCGCTAATAATAGCGATCTCGTGACCGCAGATCTGGCTGCCGTATCTCGCATGCTGCAGGGCTTGATTCGATCCGTAAAAGCAAAACCTCGCGATTAAGTTCGCTATTCCCATTCAGGTGCCCTTTGCCAGTTACCAGTCACCTATCACCAGTCACCGACGGATCATTTCGCCAGTGCGAAATGTCCGCGCTCTGCCTCCACGGCTTCCACCGCCTCAACTACTACGAATGGGGAGACCCGGCCAACTCGAAAGTCCTGATCTGCGTGCATGGCCTGACGCGAAACGGCCGCGACTTCGATGACATTGCGCGCGCGCTTTCCTCCGAATATCGCGTGCTCTGCCCCGACGTGCCCGGCCGCGGAAAAAGCGAATGGCTAACGCATAAAGAGGACTACGCCTATCCGGTTTACTGCGCGGACATGGCCGCGCTGATCGCGCGCAGCGGCGCGCAAACCGTGGACTGGATCGGCACGTCGATGGGCGGACTGATCGGTATGCTGCTCGCTGCTCAGCCGAATTCACCGATCCGCAAGCTGGTGATGAACGATGTCGGACCGTTCATTCCGAAGGCATCGCTGGAAAGGCTGTCCACTTACGTGGGCAAACCCGTGAGCTACGATTCATTCGACGCCTTCGAACAATACATTCGCGTGGTGTCCGCATCGTTCGGCCCGCTGACCGATGCGCAATGGCGTCATCTCACCGAAACCACCGCCCGGCGCAAGGACGACGGCCGATGGGGAACGAACTACGACCCGGCGATCGCACTGCCATTCGCGGGACCGATCGCCGATGTTGCGCTGTGGCCGTTCTGGGATCAGGTCCGTTGCCCCACACTCCTGTTGCGCGGCAAGACTTCCGACCTGTTGATGAGCGAAACCGCACGCGAGATGACCACTCGCGGTCCGAAAGCAAAGCTCGTGGAATTCACCGGCATCGGCCATGCACCGATGTTGATGGCAGCCGACCAGATCAACGTAGTCCGCGAATTTCTTCTCGGACAAGGCTGATCGGTGGCCCGGTGATTAGTAACTGGTGACTGGTGGAAGCAATAAGGACTTTTCACTAATCACTAGTCACCAATTACTGAACCATGCTCGCCATCGACTGGGGCACCACTTCCTTTCGCGCATACCGTCTCGATCCGGCCGGCAGGATAGTCAATACACGTTCCGCACCGGCGGGCATTCTTTCCGTCGAGGGTGGAAACTTCGCCGCCGCACTGGAGCAGCAGGCCGGCGACTGGATTGCCGACGGCGAGACGCAGGTCGTCATGAGCGGCATGATAGGCAGCCGCCAGGGATGGATCGAGGTGCCTTATGCGGCATGCCCCGCCGGTCTGGATGAAATCGCCGCAGGAATGCGCAAGGTCGCGTGGGATCGCGGCGAGGCCTGGATTGCGCCGGGACTGACTTGTCGCGACGACGCCGGGGTTCCGGATGTGATTCGCGGCGAGGAGACCCAGATTCTGGGCATTCTCGCCCAGTTCGGCGCGGGCCGGCACACCATCTGTCTGCCGGGCACGCACAGCAAGTGGGTCGAGGTCGAAAACGGGAAGATCGTACACTTCTCGACGCACATGACCGGAGAGGCCTTCGCCGTGTTCAAGGCGCACAGCATTCTGGGACGCATGATGAAGGATGGCGTCACGGACAGGAATGCGTTTACGGACGGCGTGCGCCGTTCGGCCGATGACGGCGGGATGCTGCACCACCTGTTCGGCGTGCGCTCCCGTGGATTGCTCGGCGAACTGCAGGAGACGGCTTCCGCGTCGTACCTGTCCGGCCTGCTCATCGGCCACGAGATTCATGCCGCCGGTATCAGCGGACAACCCGTGCACCTGCTGTGCACCCCCCAGCTCGCGGACGTCTATCGTCAGGCACTTGACGTACTGGGATTGGAATCCAGTACACTCGATTCCAACGCGGTCACCACTGGACTGTTCCGGCTGGCGTCTCACCTGAAAAAATGAAAACCGAATCCTTTGCCGGCTGGCTCAGGCGCTGGCCGCTGGTCGCCATCCTGCGGGGCATCAAGCCCGGGGAGGCGATCGACATTGGCGCTGTGCTGGTGGAAACCGGTTTTTGTATCGTCGAAGTTCCATTGAATTCTCCCGAACCTTTCGCCAGCATCATCAGGCTGTCGAAACGGTTCGGCGACAAAGTGCTGATCGGTGCGGGAACGGTCACGGACTGGGAGCAGGTGCAAAAGGTGGCCGATGCGGGCGGCAGAATCATCGTGATGCCGCATGCGGATGAGCGCATCGTCGAAGCCGCCAAGCGTCGCAATCTTTACGCGGTGCCCGGCTTTGCCTCGGCCACGGAAGGTTTTCGCATGATCGAAGCCGGAGCCGACGCCATCAAACTATTCCCCGCCGAGGCCAACCCGCCGAAAGTGCTGAAGGCGCTGCGCGCCGTGTTGCCGAAGGCAGTGCCGGTGCTGCCGGTGGGCGGCATCACCCCGAACAACATGAAGGAATACTGGGAAGCCGGCGCGGACGGCTTCGGACTCGGTTCGGCGCTGTACAAACCCGGCGATACGGCGGCAAAAGTCGCGCAGTCAGCGGCGGATTTTCGCTTCGCTCTTCACGTTCTGCCGAAGAAGCCGTGACAGGATTGCGGAAATTTCGGCACTCTCGTCGACCCTTCGACCCGCCCAAGACGGGTCATCACCTGCAATAGCGCTTTCTTACGCGCTTGTAAGCCCCCCGACCGTTGATCCGGCCGCGAGCCTCACTCCCCTCGCCTCATAACGGTCGCATTGAGGCGACGGACGGTCGTTTTCACCTTACCGCCGTGCGTAGCCCGC is drawn from Betaproteobacteria bacterium and contains these coding sequences:
- a CDS encoding 2-dehydro-3-deoxygalactonokinase, which encodes MLAIDWGTTSFRAYRLDPAGRIVNTRSAPAGILSVEGGNFAAALEQQAGDWIADGETQVVMSGMIGSRQGWIEVPYAACPAGLDEIAAGMRKVAWDRGEAWIAPGLTCRDDAGVPDVIRGEETQILGILAQFGAGRHTICLPGTHSKWVEVENGKIVHFSTHMTGEAFAVFKAHSILGRMMKDGVTDRNAFTDGVRRSADDGGMLHHLFGVRSRGLLGELQETASASYLSGLLIGHEIHAAGISGQPVHLLCTPQLADVYRQALDVLGLESSTLDSNAVTTGLFRLASHLKK
- a CDS encoding cytochrome c4, which produces MKKLLALATFLALIPAGALAQDAATGKEKAAVCGACHGADGNSTIPQNPILAGQTARYIYLQLRDFKEGRRKDPMMSPMAANLSKKDMLDLGAYFAAQKPTNQNSKGEPSLVAKGKAVADAAICTMCHLGSFSGQNEIPKTGGQHYEYVLKQLKDFKAKRRTNDAGNMTAVLRTIADEDLEAVAAYVASLD
- a CDS encoding four helix bundle protein, with protein sequence MKSHKDLEVWKAAIQLVKSVYDLTEHFPQRERFGLAGQMRRSAVSVGSNIAEGAARKGNKEFLQFLCVALGSASELDTQLEIAKLTGIASANNSDLVTADLAAVSRMLQGLIRSVKAKPRD
- a CDS encoding 2-dehydro-3-deoxy-6-phosphogalactonate aldolase, which encodes MKTESFAGWLRRWPLVAILRGIKPGEAIDIGAVLVETGFCIVEVPLNSPEPFASIIRLSKRFGDKVLIGAGTVTDWEQVQKVADAGGRIIVMPHADERIVEAAKRRNLYAVPGFASATEGFRMIEAGADAIKLFPAEANPPKVLKALRAVLPKAVPVLPVGGITPNNMKEYWEAGADGFGLGSALYKPGDTAAKVAQSAADFRFALHVLPKKP
- a CDS encoding alpha/beta hydrolase, which codes for MSALCLHGFHRLNYYEWGDPANSKVLICVHGLTRNGRDFDDIARALSSEYRVLCPDVPGRGKSEWLTHKEDYAYPVYCADMAALIARSGAQTVDWIGTSMGGLIGMLLAAQPNSPIRKLVMNDVGPFIPKASLERLSTYVGKPVSYDSFDAFEQYIRVVSASFGPLTDAQWRHLTETTARRKDDGRWGTNYDPAIALPFAGPIADVALWPFWDQVRCPTLLLRGKTSDLLMSETAREMTTRGPKAKLVEFTGIGHAPMLMAADQINVVREFLLGQG